TGGTTGAAGCTGCTTTTGAACACGGTCTCCAGCGTGAACCTCATGGGCATGAGATTCTGCACAATTGTGGCCAAATCAGCGCCCACGCGCCCTACTACCCTTTTGATCACATGCTCCAACGCCTCCATCATGACGGAGTCCTGCGTGATACTTTTGATCTGCGTGACGGAGTCGACCGTGTTGAACAGCAGCGTTGCCACGATGAGAAGTTTTTTGCGCGCCGGAGCAGGCATATCTTTTTCGGTTGGCTGGTTTTGGATTTTAGCCTCATCGATTCTAGCGTGCCCCCCCGTATGTTGCTTTGCCGTCGTGACGGCTGCGATATAGTACAGGAGCTCCCACACAATGGACACGTACCCAGCGGTGTACACAGCGACGCAAAGGCGCACGAACGCGTTGAATATATGAACAACCCACTCTTTGAACAGGATGCTATCAAAGCTCGCGCCGGAGCTCGCATCGTCCTGTAGGCACTGCAGGGCGGTCTCAAGCAGGTACGACGCCACAACGTCCACTACGTGGGCCACTGCGTACGCCTTTGAATTATCCGGTGCATTTCGAAGCTTCTGGACGAACCTGAAAGTGTAGGATGAGTCGCCTGTTTTGAGCAGCGTGATTGCGTAGTTAGGTTCCCCGCTGTCGACCAGACTGTTCTTCAGATacgtgtagagtgggtctGCTGCGAAATCCTTGGCCGGATTGTCCATCGACGCGTGCACAAACTGCTGTACCAATTCCCTAAGTTTGGTAGGGGACATGCTCAACTCACACGCCGCCTTTTCCTCACATTCCAACGCCGTTCCCTCACTCGTCGTGCTCAAGCCATCGGGGTGGCGTGCAGTTTGAAGGCCGCCGTTCTTTTCCCTGTTGGCGCCAGAGATGCTATATTTGTCGCTTATCGGCGGCTCgtcgtcatcgctgcttatATCGCTTATGGAGTCACTATCCGCCCCGTCGCTGATGTCACttatcgcatcgccgcgtAAATTGACATTGCGTCCGACGGCTGATCCATTCCCGCTTTGCGAGGAGTCTGTGTTGACGATGGCTACGTTTGTGTACAGCTTCGGGCACTGCGTttgctccagcagctcgagCTCCTGGTTGGCCCGGAGCGTGTCGACAGTGAGGTGGTTGCCGTGGTAGATGGCGTTGAGGGAGTCCACGTTGATGATGTACTCCAGCACCATTCCGTAGCACTGTAGCATCAGCGCCTTTAGCGTTTCATCGTAGCACGCGTTTCTGTGTTTTTCCTTCACCGCCACCACCATGGTGTATTTGTcgtgcagcggctgcagcgcggtCTTGAGCTGCAAGACGTGTGTCGTCTCCCTGTCACCAACTTCCGCGATGTACACCGTAATGCCCTCGAGTGAGATGTCTAGCACCGAGCACATCCTGCCCAGCATCGTGTTCTTGAGTGCGCGCAGAAGCGTCCCCagcgtgtgctgcgccctCGGCATTTCCAGCACAGACACCATGAAAATGGCCGACATGGCGTTGACGGCCACAATCCCAACCTCTGAGTGGTAGTGCAACACGGCGTTGAGGAGGTAGTCAACCAGGCGCCGGAAGGTGTCGACGGCAGTGTTGTACGTGAACGTGAGCACCTCGTTCGTTCCTAACAGGACGTCGATCTTTGCCGCATTATCATCCACGGCGGTGTTATCCGGTCGCCTAGTGATGAAGACGCATTTCGCAAGCTCTTTGACGAACAGCCGGCGGCACTGGTGCATGTTGTTCAGCACCTGGTCGCACTGCGCAGTCCCCGCGGCCCCGAAGCAAAGCCGGATAATACGCGCGTTGTACTGGTAGTTGAAGAATAGCCAGTCCACGAACAGCGCCATCTTGATGTTGGCCAACTCCAGGCAGCCGCTTCCGacgctgcagttggtggcCATGTTGAGCATCCAGCAGCAGAAGGTGCCCACGTTGTGGCTCGTGTGCGGCAACGCAAGCTTTGCTATCCTGGGGTACGCCACAAGCGCAAACCTGATAACGCTGGCGATCTTCTCCAGAGCGAACACGGTTTTGGTGATTTTGCAGTACCGCAGCAAGTACCAGTTTATCAGGTAGCCAAGGACGCTTGGCTCCGCCGTGAGCAAGGATATGACGAACGCCGACTCTTCGTGGTGCAGCGACTGCTCCACTGCGTCGTATTGGTCCATCCTGGAGAGGATGAGGTCGAGGGGCTGCACCCGCTGAGTCTTCGCAGCGCCCTCTGGCGCCTCCAGCGTCAGCAGGTCGGACCATATGTTGAACTTGATCGCCTGCACCCCTGAGATGCAACCCAGGGTCCGAACGGTATCGTACCCTATTTTGTTCAGCACCGCCGCCTTGCCCTTGGCATTCAGCCAGATCTGCACGGCAAGGTCGGCCGCAGCTCCCCTGATGACGATCCTCGAATCATCTCCCGCctgcagcaccaactgGATGCACTTGTTGAACACCTCGACGCACGTGTCCTCGCATTTGACGAAAACGTTGCACCAGCTCTTCAAGGTCCGCAGCAGCGTGATGGCGGTGTTCGAGCTTTTGACTCCGAGCCTCAGGGGATCCACAGATCTCATGAGGAGCACGATGGTCGACGCCCAGGCCCGCGTATCGGGAACAGCGAGGCACATGGGCAGTATGCGCTCGAAGTACCGCTCCACGTATATGGTGGCCAGTCGGTATGTCCTCGGGTCGATCAATTGTGCGATTTGCCTGTAGAATTGGACCTGGGCATCCGAATCCAAAGCGGGCAGAATCGACGACGCCAGCGTAATGAAAGCGTCGTCGTCACAGCTAAGCGCGTAATACCCCATCGCTCGAAGAACCGCTTCTCTCGCGGAGGGGCCCACGTTACACAGCAGGTGCACCACGTCCAGGTGTTCCTCGAACATCTGCACATTGATGGCCCTGAGAAACACGGCGTGCTTAAAGCCATCCTTTAACTCGGGTACATGCCGCTGCACCGCCCTGACGTAGTACGGCCGGTTGCTGACTGCCGGGTTCATGCCTTTAGCTTCCTCGCCCTCGTCCCACCTCAACACGGACCAATTCGGGTTGTAGTGCAACGGCTGGTTGCTGATAACACTCTGCAGCTCATCCACGTTGATTACCGCAAGATTAGACTTCGCGCCCGCGAATTGCAACAGCGGCTCCTTGGCCTGCATCTTGCCCTCCACACTTCTCTGGAAGTCGTAGGGTGGCTGCAGCTTGTGCGCCTTCGCGAGGTGCGTGATGAGCACGAATCGGTAAACCTCCTCAACGGATCCAATCATCTCTTCCTCTGCGGCCCTTAGCCTGAAGTTGTTCCTTATCCTGAATATGCTGGGGATCGTGATCTTTATCCTGCTCATCGCGTCATGCAGCTTGGACAGTGCCAGGATGATAAAGTCCATCCTGGCCTGCACCGCAGCTGCATCCACCATGTATTCCAACGTCGCCATCTTGTGCACGTACGCGTCTTCCGCGACGTGAGCCTTCGCGGGTCGCTTCGGAGGAGGCGACCTCGTGCGCTTCCAGCTcggcggcgccgcagccgGTTCCGGCACCGGGTGCGCCGCGCCCATCGAGAACATGGGCACGAACTGCCCTAGCATCATCGGATGCAGAACTCCCGTTTTCATGAGCTCGTTGAAAGTATGCATGTTCGTGTGTTCCTGCGGCACCTGTTCGTACGAGGGCGCGGCcctcttcgacccgtgaGTCCGCATCTGGGCTTTGAACGGCGCCGCCTTTTGGTACGGCTGGGGGTTCCCCGCCGGCACGTGCATGGTCCTCACCACGTCATTGCCGTACATGGGACGCACTGCCGCCGACGTGTGTTTGAGACTCCCGGATCCCGCCACAGACAAGCTCTCTGGAGGTTGCCTGAACGACTGCTGGGTTGACGCCGGGCCGCCTTGCCGCGCCTGAACTGGCGGAGGCTTCGGGTTGCCGGCATTGGCGTGTCCATACGGagctggcggcggcgggaaACCTCGACTGGTAGACGACACAGCCTTTCCCCTGatgccgccgcggcccctAGATCCACCCCGTCCGCGCATGGTGTATCACCGTCAGCATTTGGTGGAGTTACCGGGAGGTTATGCCTCGCGCGATGTGTCCGTCGAAGTCGCGTTGCGAAACGCTGGGTAGGCGTGGCTACACGCTTCCGTTCCATCTACCAATGTGTTTCCTCATTGTCACGTACGTGTTGACCGTAATTTGGAAGTTCGCGCTGCTAAGGGCGCTACCTCCCCATGGGCAGTCTTACACAACCTCCTCGGTGTGTCCGCGCGAACCCCGAGATTCCCCGCAGCCCAGCGGCAGATTACTGCGCGAAAAGAACACGCCACGGGAACCTACGAATAAACGAACAGACATACGCCTCATAAAGATTATATAAGGAATTCATCAGTGACGCTCCGTCGCGCTGCGGCACGACTGTTCGTCACCAGCCGATCGAGACCTTCCGCCACCAGCTTAAGCTGCAGAGGCGTTAAGCTCCTTGGTGAGCAGGTTTTCGGCATCCTCAGACTCCTGGACCTTCATGCCGTGGCCAGTGTCCTCCGAGATGTCGGTGTGTACCTCCATGAGCTTGGTGAGGTCGAACTTGGGCTTCTTGAGCACCTTGATCTTCCTGATAAGCACGTTCTGCAACGGGAACACTCCCTTGCAGGCCTTCTCGATCTCCTTGCCAATGGACTCCGGGATGATCTTCTTGACCACCTCCCTCAAAGAGGTCGTCGAGGCCTCACGCTGCATGACCTGGACCATCTTGCGTCTAATGACCCTGGTCTTAGAGGTCCTGATGTAGCAGGTGCTCTTCAGCTGGCCGGGGCGCCTCTTGGTGTAGCCGATGCAGAACATCCTGAGGGTGTAACCGTCAGTGGTCTTGACGTCGGTGAAGGCCTCAATAAGGGAGTAGTTCTTCCTGATCAGGGAGCACAGCTTGTCGCGGGTGACGCTGGAGCCGTGGAAgttggtgaggcagttCCTGCCCTGTACATCCTCACAGCAGAGCTTGATCTTGCGGTAAGCCTGGTCCTCATCAGCGTTGAGGTCGGCGAGCGAAACGTCGAAGATACGTCCCTTCAAACCATCGATGGCGAGCTCTGCGAAATGTGATAACGGTTGTTAAATTGGGTTACGACGGGCAACGACACTGGGAGTCAGGCACGCCGGCGCCGTGTGGTTGGCGTTCCAACCCGGCCCCGGCGACCTCGCAGCACACAGGCCGCCAATTACACGCACAAATATCGCTGCGACTTACTTGTACCCTGGGTCTTGGTGACGAGGGTCTGGCCGAAGTTCCTGACGTGGAACATGACGGGGGCCTTGAGGGTGTACCACTCTTTCTTCAAGAAAGGGTCAACGACCTTCTTCTTTCCACCCTTCTTTCCCTTGCTGACTCTCTTGTTCTTCCCGACCGCCATTTTGACCGTTTAATCTGCGTCTACGTCAAGCCGCGTTGCGTGGTGGCTCACCTGCTCCCTTTCACCCAATAACGCTGCAGCCTATGATACCTGCT
This genomic stretch from Babesia bigemina genome assembly Bbig001, chromosome : III harbors:
- a CDS encoding 40S ribosomal protein S3Ae, putative translates to MAVGKNKRVSKGKKGGKKKVVDPFLKKEWYTLKAPVMFHVRNFGQTLVTKTQGTKLAIDGLKGRIFDVSLADLNADEDQAYRKIKLCCEDVQGRNCLTNFHGSSVTRDKLCSLIRKNYSLIEAFTDVKTTDGYTLRMFCIGYTKRRPGQLKSTCYIRTSKTRVIRRKMVQVMQREASTTSLREVVKKIIPESIGKEIEKACKGVFPLQNVLIRKIKVLKKPKFDLTKLMEVHTDISEDTGHGMKVQESEDAENLLTKELNASAA